One Aphelocoma coerulescens isolate FSJ_1873_10779 chromosome 5, UR_Acoe_1.0, whole genome shotgun sequence DNA segment encodes these proteins:
- the LOC138111610 gene encoding endogenous retrovirus group 3 member 1 Env polyprotein-like, translating to MGTITLIFDKANPKITMSFQKPEVTEEPSEGEMPKERTKEAKMTTPTSRGNPNADSSSRVCQKGKVSNILLLSVICLWVLWPPFTQAADSRCNRCYKTVYQAEGGSFQIRHFFRAHTYVNPSCYNITRLSICSEKGHKYWIGKNIGTQIHKQKGECPSQDDWLCFNFRYITKTEDLLKRKTYDTDLIQEVVIEEKEKQKENNPLMSRKNLFIDLAERIGQQLNLTNCWVCGGTLESESWPWRGVSLGPPDLLRLSNLSPTTRHDNETWLLSNTVIGEECIWRKGRKFLKEVGETICKRYLVTDGQKHWWIPQEPDVFWSAEKVKNKNCILNPVKKLWQCWDQGNPYSVLPQISKYWITAASIQPHFWEAPQDLYWICGNRAYSNLPPRWKGSCTLGAIQPNFFLLAENAGAHLGISLYDELFRTKRHVIGGTQRWGEEEWPPERILETYGPATWAQDGSWGYRTPIYMLNRIIRLQALIEVITNETSLALELLNTQQGQTRAAVYQNRLALDYLLAEEGGVCGKFNTSDCCIHIDDHGEAITKITQNIRKLAHVPVQKWQPLITSEWWENIFQGQWWKKALIIVGLSLTGLIFLPCLIPCFIRLITTVVQSMPLIQDLQGQQQRPPFAQKIMHINNSNNKKTRKERKIAQQVWDSFKELESIPEELSTST from the coding sequence atgggcacgataactctaatctttgacaaggccaaccctaaaataaccatgagtttccagaagcctgaggtcactgaagaaccatctgaaggtgagatgcctaaagaaaggacgaaagaagcaaagatgacaacccccaccagcagaggcaacccaaatgctgacagctcctctcgggtatgccaaaaggggaaagtgagcaacatcctgctactaagtgtcatctgtctctgggtcctctggcctccctttacacaagcagccgacagccgctgtaacagatgttacaagactgtgtaccaggcagaaggaggctcatttcaaattcgacactttttccgagcacatacttatgttaatccatcttgttataacataacaaggttgagtatctgctcagaaaaaggtcacaagtactggattggcaaaaacattggcacccaaatacataagcagaagggagagtgcccctcccaagacgattggctctgtttcaattttagatacataaccaagacagaagatttgttaaaaagaaagacctatgacactgacctgatccaagaggtggtcatagaagaaaaggaaaaacaaaaagaaaacaatcctttgatgtcaaggaaaaacttgtttattgacctggcagaaaggattggacaacagctaaatttaacaaattgctgggtgtgcggaggaactttagaatcggagagttggccttggcggggagtcagtcttggaccccccgatttactccgactgagtaatctctcccccacaaccagacatgacaatgaaacctggctgctaagcaatactgttattggagaagaatgcatctggaggaaaggaagaaaatttttaaaagaagttggtgagacaatatgcaaaaggtacctggtaactgatgggcaaaaacattggtggatacctcaagaaccagatgtattctggtctgcagaaaaggttaaaaacaaaaactgcattttgaatcctgttaaaaaactctggcagtgctgggatcaaggaaatccatattctgtcctgccacaaatttccaagtactggattacagcagcaagtatacaaccccacttctgggaagcaccacaagacctctactggatctgtggtaaccgagcttattccaacttaccacctcgctggaaagggagctgcactcttggagccattcaaccaaacttcttcctacttgctgaaaacgctggagcccaccttggaatctccctttatgatgaacttttccgtactaagagacatgtaataggagggacccagagatggggagaagaagagtggccacctgagaggatcctagagacttatggacctgcaacatgggcacaggatgggagctgggggtaccgaactcccatctacatgctaaaccggatcatcagactgcaagcactaattgaggtaatcactaatgagacctctcttgctcttgaactacttaacacacagcaagggcaaactcgagcagccgtgtaccaaaataggctggcattggactatttactagctgaagaaggtggagtatgcggcaagtttaacacctcagactgctgcatccatattgatgatcacggcgaagccatcaccaagattacccaaaacatcaggaaactagcccatgttccagtgcagaaatggcagcccttgatcacttctgaatggtgggaaaatattttccaaggacaatggtggaagaaagctttaattattgttggactttcccttacaggacttatttttctcccttgtttaatcccttgtttcatccgtctaatcaccactgtcgtccaaagcatgccactgatccaggatcttcaaggacaacagcagcgtccaccattcgctcaaaagattatgcacatcaataatagtaacaataagaaaactagaaaggagagaaaaattgcccagcaagtgtgggacagttttaaagagcttgaatctatccctgaagagttatccacctccacttaa